The following nucleotide sequence is from Trifolium pratense cultivar HEN17-A07 linkage group LG2, ARS_RC_1.1, whole genome shotgun sequence.
TTTGTCAACCTTGGAGAAAGATCGAGCATGGCATGTACAGGAGGATCTTAATCTTCCAGCAATGCAAGTTAGTTAACAGTTACTTATATTTAGTAGGTTACTATGCTTTCAGAACTATCATATGAGATGCAAGTAATTAATGATATCCATGCAGGAAGCATGCAGAGTTCTAGTTGGACATCATGATTTTAGTTCCTTCAGGGCAACTGGTTGTCAGGTGGTTTCTTTTCTCCAATGTTGTAACCAATAATAATTTACAAATAGATAAAATTCCAACTAATCAATTAATTTTACCTAAAATGGAACCTTGTTCGCACATTGACCCTCTTCTGTATGGTGAACTTCACAATTATCACATAGCAGTTGTCATTACATTATCATTTGAAGGATTAATTTTAGTTTAATACTCCCTGTAATTGTGTATGGAAGCTTAAGTGTTTTTTACCGTGTCTATTCCCCTTTCCTTTTCAAAATAAGAGGTCCTGTTTTGAAGTTCTATATTGTATCGTGCAAACTTTATTTGATTATCCATAAAATATGACTTACAAATTGCCCCATTACAGGCAAAATCACCAATTAGGTCTTTAGATGAACTCAGCGTCGTTGAAGTAATTCAAAGTCCATATTTTCCATCTTTAATGGATAGAGAACGACAAATGAAAGTCACTGATGATCTCCATGACTGTCACAGCAACTCTGAAGCTGTCATTCCTCTTAGCTCTAGTGCAAGAATCAATGAAGTACAAACAACAAATGAAGATGTGGAATTTGGTAAAAGAAGGTTTCATCGTTGTTTGGTGGTAACAGCACGTGCACGTGCTTTTCTTTACCATCAGGTTGGTATCTTCCTTTTAAACAAGACTTCTAAGTTGGTGTTCTGCTTTGTGATTAAATCCTGCACGGACAATCCGTTTCGGtctgaatatatattttaattcatttcaGGTTAGACTACTTGTTGGCGTTCTCAAAGCTGTCGGTACTGGAAACTTAACAGTTCCGGATGGTAGGTACTCATACCAGTTTTCTCTTTTCATGTGTAGTAATAATATATTTCCACGAATACTTGACACAATTTCTATGCACTGTTTTTGGCTTGTTGTACCATTTCAGTTGAAAGAATTTTGAATGCAAAGAATGTTGCAGCAGCAAGTCCAATGGCTCCGGCATGCGGTCTCTACCTGGGAAAGGTGAAGTACGATCTGCCTAGTTCGTAGACGGCATGTGTTATGATCATGATTTGAGGCCTAGTACCTCCAAGAAGAGATGAGAAAAATCTAGGAGGCAAACATTATAAGCATGGGTTCTTTTTATTCATATGTATTATAAATCTGGTCAACCATATGGAAAGAAAGTGAATGGAGGGAAAAGAGAGTGGAGTGATGCAATTTCCAGTGTTTGGTACAACTCCATAAAGCAAAGGAAAGATATTTTTTGGTGAATGGACAAAAGTAACTTGAATCTCATAACTCATTTCAACGATTTTGTCCTCTGCACTGTACTCAAGAAGTATAACTCATGTAATTagcactattttatttttttcggtgaccaatttgaattttgaacacTACATTTTGATAGCAAAAACTAGTGCCATCGCAATCCCttaaatacatgaaaaattATTGGAACACAATTTCTACACCTAATTGTAACACAAAAATTGAGTTGTCATTAATTAATTCTACTACTTTGTTAATCACAAAAATGTATAGTAACATATTATTAACCACTTTCATTGAAACATCAAAACTTAAACGACCAAATTTAACCCGGGGATTAGTTACTATTTAACAACAATGTACTGTACAAGACAGTATGTAGTGGTTAAGTTGAGTCTAGGTTAACTTGCATGACAAATAATCACCATCCTGAACAGATTTTTTACAGGCTACAGTGCAGTTGGAACCAACCAATTCGCTATATGGAGGATTCAGTTTGTAGTTTTTAGGTTCGAAGCTTCAGTTTGCAGTTTGTAGGTTCAACGGAAATTACAGTAAGAAACtttttttatgaagaaattACAGTAGGAAATGATACTAGGACGCAAGATTGATGAGTTCAACCCAGAAATACATCATGTTCTATTTGTTGAACAAGTTAATTCCTATTTTTCGcttcaaatttaaaaacaaaacatctgAGTATAAAAAGATGTTACGATTCTATTCTAGCATTTTTTATTGTGGCAAcatatatatttgttattaaaacCTATTTGTTTGTCTATAAATTATTGTTGTCTCCTATGCTTCAAGCCTTAAAAGTTAAAAGCAAGTGTCCAAAATGATAACATATGCAAATAAACTATGTTTGAGTGACAGATTAAATGAATATAGACTAACagtataataaaatgatatattaGATTATCTGTGTACCTGTGTCTAAACCAATGAAAATAAGGTAAAAGCatataaaacaaaacacaaatctACAAAATTTACCATTGCTCTAAACATTATTGTGACTATTGTACATTTAGCAACGAAGGCCATTAACTACAATACTATAATCTGTCAAATAAAActacaacataaaaaattaggCTTATTTGGAAGTAGCGAACCCTTTAAAATAAGAAAGCTACTCCAGGAACGACCCAATAGCAGCGTGAATTGAACTAGTGCGAGCAGAATTTCTTTGATGTAATAGTGAGTGCGGACCACTCCACACAGACTGACTATTCTTGGGAAAGAGAGTTCCACACAAACTTGAAAGCATGGGGTTTTCAGAACATAAGCTTTCAAGTAGCTTAGCTTTTTGACGTCTATCTTGGGGCTCCTACAAACACATTGAACCATTAAGTATATATTTCAACAGAAAATATGCAAATAATCATAACAGAAACTTAATGCAACTGCATTCTGAAAACTGTAATTTCCTTGAGAGGCTAGATCAAATTGTGTTTGGCATACCTTGTGCTGCTGGAACAGTGCAGCTTGTCCTTCTTGTTGCATTCTTTTATATTCATCATGAAGAACAGCTGTGTCTCTAACTTCTGATTTTTCTGCCAAGGTTCCACCGTGCTTTAAAGTTTCATGCATCTGTCTCTTCTCACTGTCCATTTCAATCTCTTCCTCATCTTCTCCCTCCCCATCTTCCTCCTCCTCTTCTTCATCCTCTTGGCCATGGTCCTCTTCCTCCACCCTATCATCATGATCAACTTCATTCACCTCACGCCTTCCATCAGAAGGGATCCGTTGCTTCTCACTAGTCTCCATCTTCGCCACCTCTCCTTTGTTATCATCAGCATCTCCATCAGTACCCATCGATTCATCTGTGTTTGATGATGAATCTTCCCCACCAGGACTCTGTACAAGCATGGATTCCTTTGAAACAATAGAAAGTACAAAATTATTTCAGCGGTATGTCTACTTATGAATTTCATGGTAAAAATCAAGAGCAGATATTTTGATTTCTACATTGCTTGTGGAACAACTTTCATTTAAAATCAGGACTCTGTACAAGCATGGATTCCTTTGAAACAAGAGAAAGTACAAAATTATTTCAGCCGTATCTCTACTTATGAATTTCATAGTAAAAATCAAGATAAGATATTTTGATTTCTAAATTGCTTGTGCAACAACCTTCATTTAATATCTGGGTTCAGATGTTGCCAAAGGTAATGGAAATCAGAAAGAAAAATATCATCTCCATGCCACTAAACATTGTTTTGCGATAGTTTGCATAATGAATATCAACATCTGAAATATATGCAGGctatagaataaataaatttgttgcAGTTATCCCATCATTTCAGTCAAGAATTTCACATCATAGAAACATGATATATGCCCTAAAGTTTCCTCCAATGTTTTGAAAGGTTAAAACATAAGCATAAACCATTAAAATACCTCTTGCTTGAACTCTCTAGCATGCTTATCACCACCAGACCCAAAATTTCCTTTTGCAATTCGATCATTCTCCTCCCGTTCCTTCCTCCGGCGCTTTAGCACACAAATTGCACATAAACAATCATGTTTATGGTGTCTTCTGCACATCAGATAAAACAAGCATGTAAATGGTTCAAATAAGGCAGCCTTTGTCATAAAACTCATCATTCAtgacattaatatttgtataaGAATCAACCTAGTTTAGAATTGAACTAAAATATGCATTTAGAGAACTTATGCAGAAGGAAATGCAATTCCCCAAAGTCAAAGGCTTCACTTACCCTTTATCTTATTTaagattttataatttataattaagttaTAGGAAAAATAGACTATCAAGCATATATCAAATTTATGGAAACAAGTATATTAACCTTCAATCTATTAGTGAACTTGTATTTTTAACATTATCATAATACAAACAAACACA
It contains:
- the LOC123910750 gene encoding tRNA pseudouridine synthase A-like, whose protein sequence is MTHQNPSTKHTVEFEESSDNNNRPSKISKIEYDGEEEEEMKNQERKIQRYLMAIEYIGTRFFGSQKQLTDRTVVGVLEEAFCKFVGQPVSIICSSRTDAGVHALSNVCHVDIERISKRKPGQVLQPHEPAVVRRAVNHFLQKQHGDLMVIDVRCVPSDFHARYKAQERTYFYRLLSGPEPLSTLEKDRAWHVQEDLNLPAMQEACRVLVGHHDFSSFRATGCQAKSPIRSLDELSVVEVIQSPYFPSLMDRERQMKVTDDLHDCHSNSEAVIPLSSSARINEVQTTNEDVEFGKRRFHRCLVVTARARAFLYHQVRLLVGVLKAVGTGNLTVPDVERILNAKNVAAASPMAPACGLYLGKVKYDLPSS